Within Haematobia irritans isolate KBUSLIRL chromosome 2, ASM5000362v1, whole genome shotgun sequence, the genomic segment TGATGAAAAGAATAGATATTTCAACTTAattcatattgtttttttccACACGTTACATTAAGTTATTGCAAATGAATTACTTCATGCCCAGGAATGGTCATTACATTCACTAACATAAGAATAACGTTAACTATTCGTTCcaaattttgaaccgatttatgttactataaaatatttttagaagtaaaattatatgaagtacgtattaaaaaaatgtaagacGAATGTTTCCTTTGGTagcgtattaaaatttttgatagattgCTATATACCTGTAGAATCACCATTTGCTTCAGCAGATTCTTCTACACCATTCTCTTTTTCTTCAGTTGCAGCTGGCGCAGATTCTTCAGTAGCGGCAGTTTTATCGGCTTCAGCGGCAGCAGCACCATCAGTTTCAGTGGCAGCAGCTTCGCTATCACCATTCTCCTTGGCTTTTTCGCTTGTGCTTTCAGCTGCTTCACCATTTTCAGTGGTAGTTGCTTCTTCACCCTCTTTTTTGTCCGCAGCAGCTTCTTTTTTGTCGGCTACCTCTTTTTCGGCTACTTTACCGGCATCGACTTCTTCAGCTGCTACTTTCTCGACAACGGGAGTTtcgctgaaaaaaaaatagaatttaagtaaaatttttttcatataaatgtaTATGTAAGATTTGAATTTGATAACCGATTAGGACACAAAATAGTCCATCCATATTAAGATTTGAAATCCCTGTTTTGGAATGCAAATGAAGTTGAATCTTGTTAAAGTGGGTTTTGGAAATGTAATGGAaatggggtatatattacatTCGAAATCTTCTACTTGAAAAATACATTGAATTTTGTGATGGTATTGACAAAATCCCTGCTCAACTTTGTGATTTTTAATACTAGAAAGCATTATTTGGTATAAATTTGAATTGTATTCATcgcataaataattgaattatcgCGAAATACACGAAACGCCCTCGTAGAATAACATATAGTCAGATCGAACAATACTCatgattcaaattttatataagttTGTTCGGTTGGAACGCATTTATATATGCTACGATATGTTTGTTTCCTGAGACATGTTTCATTTTGACTTTTTATCCTATGACTTTTTATcccacttttttaattaaaaatcggtATTGTTTTCGGCCAGAATATGTGTTGACAGCATGTTTCGATAACAGCAACACGTTATCGAATTACAAACTGTCATTACTTATTATTCTCGATTTCTCTTTGACGCAGATTTTGAATCACCGGCTGTCATCAACCCTTCCACTTTTACGTGATATTGTGAAAATGTCAAATGCCTTGATTCAAACATTAATCGcaataatatttctgaaaaagacAATTGTTAATTTCACATGGGCCTTGCGTACCCAAAAATCCCCCTctacttttacaacaaagaaaacaatGTATTTCTTAAGGTCAGAGACCACCATAAGATATGTTAATAACACCAAAGTAGAATCGAAAACCCGTGGAATTACACACCGCTACCTACCATTGCCAAAAATAGAAATACACTCAACATCTGCCTGTTTGGCATTATTTTGTAGTTTACATTTTACGTCGTTTTCCCCCTCCATTGCTTTTTTCTACTTCTATTCAATTCTTCCACAGTAACCATTGCCGCACATTTCAGACGGCATTTTCTACACAAAGAAAGAAAAACGATACACAAAGCTAATGCGGGAGGGGGAAACATGACAAATGCCGAACACATTGCGAAAAAGCGGTTAAAAACATAGGGGGTGATAAACATTGTTGATTTAGTTCTTCCGCTTGCCTCTCTCGTTTTCCCTCTCTTCCAAAAACAAACGATGAATGTTCGAACTCACTACAAATATATTGAGAACAAGGTGAATAAGACAGCAATAGCAAATGCCGCCATTGGACATAAGCCCAAAGAGTAAAAGAGAGACGAATAGAATGAGGGAATACGGTTTTTAGCGCGCTTTGGAAGATCAGTGGAAGGTGGCGAGAGGAAGCGAAAGAGATGACCAAATATAACCCTTAGTTTAAAACAGAGCATAgcattaaaccaaaaaaataacGGACATTTAGTGAATACGACACACGCACGCACACACAAACAATAAACAACAAAACGCACATGCAAACACAAATATTAACTGGTGTTTTCGAAGTTAACAAAGAAGATGGCTTTCTGCGTGTTCTATTTTagcaaaaaccttttttcgaactcgataaaattttggtacacaaGCAAATGAAGAGAAGGGGAGGAAGACATAACTCCAACAGTAATGGGGAATGTGTTAataaaacacaaattattttttgtgaataaaacaaAGAATTCGAAAAACGTGTTTTTCGGACTAGCAGAAATTTTAAGTAGAAATGAATCGCTGCCAACCAAACGAgagcaaaacacaaaattgccgCCTGTCCAATTTACCATGCATATATATTTCGAACCGTACATTTGTGTATATCAATGTTCAAAATGCCTTCCCCTCCACCACGTTCATATAAACGCAAaagtaataaattatttttaaatctgcTTATTTGTAAAAACGAAGAGAAATCGATTAAGAATTGATGTCTCACTACATGGCCATAGTGGAATACTCAGGGGAATGTCAATTGAAGCAACAAAACTCATTAGTGTGGGGTACAAAGCAGGCCAATGCAAAATCTAGaccaaacaaatatatatatatacagtgaaattatctcaaaattaccCCCCAAACTAATTTGCACATTCCAAatattcacattttattttcttcttttacaAACTGCTATTGTCTATTTTAACTCATGGTCTTTTACAAGTCCATTGTTTCCCAAATATATATGGTATGTGTATACACAATTTTTCTTAGCCGGCATTGTAAGCCAAATCAACTAACCCCGCTCAACGGTCtcttgatgaaaaaaaaacaagcatctCTACCATCATATCCAGTAACTTTGGTATCCCATGTTACATCgtggttttttttttcctcaTCCTCTATCCCATTGTACCAGTCCTCACAAACCAACATCAAGCATACATTTCAAtctacaaaaatacaacaacaacccGGCACTTAGTAATGGTGGCAGAGAAGCAGCGGCAGCAACAAAACTCAAGCACATACATAACTACCGCAAAAACTACGCTTGGcgtcttttttaatttcgaagaaatattttataacgCAAGTGTTTTCAAATGCCGCTTCACTTATGTTGTTGTACAAAACGAAACAAGAAAATAACGAGAAAAAGTGGTAGACTGAAACAACTATACACCTTGGTAGCATAATGAAAAAGCACAAGAGGAAATAAGACAACATCACTCTACCCGTCACCACCACCGAAAGCAAAGAGACGCCGTGCATTTTTTTCGCAAATGCCGCTGTTTTGTGATacagacaaaatttcaaaaattttcatcagtttTCCCCCTAGACAATTTAATTTATCGCTTTTCTCGCATTTTAAAAAcgtaattcattaaattttttgaataaaatccCCTCGCTTTTCTTCACTACCGGAAAATCTATTTTAATTTCATACTCACTTCTTTTCTACAGCAACATCGGCcattttgatgaagtttggttttaaaaaacttgtttaaaaatttaaaataggtttttttttaaataaatttgtattttatagcaaataaaacaCAAATCTAGTCACTGAAGTAGAACTTTGTACAGTTAAATAGACTTTTTACTTCTTGCTCTTTGAACAATTAGCACACACAAAAATGATGAGTacttatattttagaaaatttaacttgtacactttttttcttctttctcaAACTCTGACCACTGCACACGTCTGCACTGCTTCGCTGATTAACGCCGAATGAATATCGAAGTTTTGTTCGAATTAGTTGGCGTCGAAATGAATCGCCGATTTGCCCATTTGTTTGGTTGCTCAGGGTGGAATTTTCGCAAACATTGGTTACGCGGTTATCGTTTACCTGTACTCGTATATATGAGCGCAAATGTAAAGGTGCAATTCGAAAACCCGGAATAGGTTTTTTGTCATTGCTTActtttattataaattctagTGTACAGGTAATGATAAATGTGTATTAATGGAGACTGGCTAATGTACTGGAATAGTTCTTTGGAAACGAAACAATTGCATACATGAATGTTAAATTGTTGGTTACCCATAATGTAGGTACCAAATATCTGAATACATATGGCGAAAAATTTAAGTCCTGTATTGGCAACATCAATATATAATGGGTGTACATACCTAGGgataagtaaagggtgattcttttgaggttaggattttcatgcattagtatttgacagatcacgtgggatttcagacatggtgtcaaagagaaagatgctcagtatgctttgacatttcatcctgaatagacttactaacgagccacaacgtcgaattttcagtgaatgggccctagaaaagttggcagaaaatccgcttttttatcgacaaattttgttcagcgatgaggctcatttctggttgaatggctacgtaaataagcaaaattgccgcatttggagtgaagagcaaccagaagccgttcaagaactgcccatgcatcccgaaaaatgcactgtttggtgtggtttgtacgctggtggaatcattggaccgtattttttcaaagatgctgttggacgcaacgttacggtgaatggcgatcgctatcgttcgatgctaacaaactttttgttgccaaaaatggaagaactgaacttggttgacatgtggtttcaacaagatggcgctacatgccacacagctcgcgattctatggccattttgagggaaaacttcggagaacaattcatctcaagaaatggaccggtaagttggccaccaagatcatgcgatttgacgcctttagactattttttgtggggctacgtcaagtctaaagactacagaaataagccagcaactattccagctttggaagacaacatttccgaagaaattcgggctattccggccgaaatgctcgaaaaagttgcccaaaattggactttccgaatggaccacctaagacgcagcctcggtcaacatttaaatgaaattatcttcaaaaagtaaatgtcatggaccaatctaacgtttcaaataaagaaccgatgagattttgcaaattttatgcgtgtttttaaaaaaaaaaagttatcaagctcttaacaaatcaccctttacttgaattttctttaaagtccgGTATGCAATTCTCCGAGAAATTTGCGAGCCAATAACACAGTTTAATCATTATAGGAGCAAAAAGTAAACAATCGATCATAACGGAATTTTCGGTACTATAAGAACTTTTTTGGGTAATGGAAATTTCGCCAGAGGTACTTTGCAGGCCATAGCCCAGTATGAAGCTCTTTCGAAAAATCCTGTTTCATGCCAACAAGGTGGTTGTGTATTTCTTAGGGGAGAAACTGTAAACGGTCGATAACATAATCATAAGAAAAATTTCGCTTGAAACAGTAGTTATGTATTTATTATGGatagacaaacattttgttagagATGCTTTCCTGATTTAATGCGGGTTAGCGAAAATTTCGCCACCCATAAGAATCGcgtagttgattttcatttcgaCGATGTTATCGATCGTTGATATTTGCATTCATAAGAAACACATCGTAGGAGCTGCATACATTATAAAAGAACAATAACTGTTATATGACTATATTCGCTCCATGATGCGAACTAAATACCGACTAAAGACTAAATACCGACTAACTTTTTTCAATGTATatattagaaatttaattggaaaaataaatttttgcgctgATTAATGATATATGTGCAtacacacacaattttttccACAAACACATTTGAATTAGATGAATGATCTCATCAAGGAAAGGAGGGGGGACTTCTCACATGGTATCAAAGCATTATTAGCTCGGTACATTAAGAACTCGTTGCAAAACAGTTTCATGGTGAATTTCTCATCGTATGAATCATTTTCGTGCGACCTTTGATACAAATTGATTGGCAACACTAATCATGCTACAGCATGTTTGGCAACGGTAATCTTTTTAGCTTCTAAAAACCCATGTAGGGTATACATGATATACAAACCTAGAGACAGTTTCTCATATACAGGTGGGTACTATATTAGGGTTTTCTACCAAAACTCTAAATTAGAAgtgcaaaatatatatgacggcgactatatttttatcaaattatggGTGGAAACAATTTAGGACATTCATTGAGAAACATTtcatatttctaaatttatttattcaaaaaagtaaccgtgaaaataagctggttttcgGCGCGGAAACGCAAAAACAGCATTgctttataaattcagctgtttcgtACATCCCTGTCGAACAAAAGCATTCGGTTATGGTAAAGAAGCATTTGATTGTTCCTATTTGattattttataaacaaaaaattgaaactttcacTAGCTTTTTGCGATTTTATTTAAACAGTTGATGACAAGACAGCACAGATATTTCCCAGTTCTATCCGCTAtccaatacaaaaatattttgctattACCCCACCAACATGGTGAAAATTCATTTCACTTATGTACATAACCATCAATAAAAACCCTTAGCGCGTATCTTAATTTGATCTAATTAAGTTCTCGTTCTGTTAGTACTTTTATTATGCGTCTATTTTGCAATAATGAAGCTACCATGCAAGCCATTTTCATAAGTATAAATGAGGTAAgtatgtttaggaaaattattcgAGTTTTCTTCCACACATTTAAACCCAGCCAGCATTGCAAAGGTGGGAATTAATTTCGAGTTTAGCGGATACCCCAAAGCAACTTtacacaaagtttatattctttataatggattattagaaaaatggcgattttagcggttaaactcgaacttaattccCAACTTTATGCGATACTATAACAATTGCCaactatttgaagaaaattcaaaaatatcataGCTGAAAATATCGTTATGAAATATCGCGCCTCTAACAATACTCAATACTATTATTAAGCATGCTTTACAGTTTTTTACGTGTATATGCATAGCATACAAGAAGCAAATTGCCTACTTTAAATAACCCTTATACATCctgaatgaatgaatgtatGTAGCGACATCTACCACCAATTTGGTAAAAATGCAAGGGATGTTACAAAAGGCAGATGAGCAGGATGAGTGAGTACAGTACCAACCTATTTTTGGGTATACAATGATTGATTTTACAACAAACAGGACATCTGCCGCCTGCTGCTAATGGGtgcgtttgtgtgtgtgtgtgttccaTGAATAAAGGGATTTGCTTTCACCTTACCACACCCTTGCTACACACAGGACCATATACAAAGGGATTTACACAATTTTAGATGAAATATCAGGTAAACAGCTGCAATTTTAATGACAGCTGAAGAAAATTCTAAGACCACTATCTTTAGACCGTCCTTCCTTAAAATGCCGCTACTTAATGACATATATTTGACATATGTCAAAATAGAACTTGTCCTCTCTGTTATCAGGCAAATGAAAAAGCTTAGAGCGCTCTTAACGACGACAAAGCTTTCTCACTTGGTTTTTAAAGGACTACCAAAGGATATTTAGTCTTGTACGTGAAATAGCTTAGAAAACTGTCCAATCAAAACGATACGGAAATAAATGCGAACAACGGGACGGAAGAGAAAATAccctaaaagaaaaaaatataatgaataGTCACTTTGCTAAATACTATGCATATAAAATGTATacatgaaaaataattaattaaaaaaattcaaatgcgacacggtttttcaaatgcaaattcCGAATGTACCTCCTCTGCCTGTGGACATAAAAATCATGTAGTGTACACAATACAAAAGAGCAATAATGAAACATTGCCACAAATTGTCCGTCTACATTTTCTGCAATTAAATTATCTAAAGTATTCATTCGAAAAAGAAACAATGAAATCAATACAGTTTGTATAACtctatgaaaaaaatgtaaattgtaGCTAAAGCcagatgaagaaaaaaaggagTTTCCGTCAAAAGACTTCCCGTTTGcttttgtgtgtgtatgttaaTCATCTTTAGGTAGAACCTACTGGCTTATTACTTTCTTCTTTGTTGATTACGATGATGGAAACGTGATTATGTTACAAATGATGTTAAGCCAAACACGATTAGGAAACTTGTTTCATGCATCTTATCACCAGTAGCGAGACTTGTTCAAAGTTTATATTTAATTGGCATATATTCATAATA encodes:
- the Df31 gene encoding decondensation factor 31, encoding MADVAVEKNETPVVEKVAAEEVDAGKVAEKEVADKKEAAADKKEGEEATTTENGEAAESTSEKAKENGDSEAAATETDGAAAAEADKTAATEESAPAATEEKENGVEESAEANGDSTDSAPAEAVKRKVTEGDAKTDDAAEVTPEKKAKLEETSKEEVQNGAEASEVAA